The following are encoded in a window of Actinomyces oris genomic DNA:
- a CDS encoding GTP-binding protein, producing MTDPSDDFAGNRADIPGSPADGRHTLAVIGAVDPALLDLVDLALAGQDAVVIRAGLHFGADDDAGSSDTDDDLVRLVSHSSADGFDDEPVRLDVPMPYTCPTCSLREVLVAVAQDRAAQEPGGTTVILLPAAIELAHLLPGLAEELAGTGVRLAGAAHVLDATTALDELLEHRQLSAFPGDCRCTGAVHLTNLGYADLVLALGRDENPAGADLIEHLRPHDTLLLPGLDAPLLEALTSLTHDAAASLSRIHPATTSAWGGPDEHGVWTLDLSASLPFHPERLRSLVVELAGQGLCARGCFWLPSRPGRVCTWEVAGGAVSVGDAGTWAEVPAAPAGAGDDASAEPRCHLVVTGVGDEEMREQVRRAFSRILLRPEEMAQALAWIGADDGLGDWFGQEDPEG from the coding sequence GTGACCGATCCCTCGGATGACTTTGCCGGCAACCGCGCTGACATCCCCGGCTCCCCGGCCGACGGCCGGCACACCTTGGCCGTCATCGGCGCCGTCGACCCCGCCCTGCTGGACCTGGTCGACCTCGCCCTGGCCGGCCAGGACGCCGTCGTCATCCGCGCCGGACTCCACTTCGGCGCCGACGACGATGCCGGCAGCAGCGACACCGATGACGACCTGGTCCGGCTCGTCAGCCACAGCTCGGCCGACGGCTTCGACGACGAGCCGGTGCGCCTCGACGTCCCCATGCCCTACACCTGCCCCACCTGCTCCCTGCGGGAGGTCCTGGTCGCCGTCGCTCAGGACCGCGCCGCCCAGGAGCCGGGCGGCACCACCGTCATCCTCCTGCCGGCGGCCATCGAGCTCGCCCACCTCCTGCCCGGCCTGGCCGAGGAGCTCGCCGGCACCGGGGTGAGACTGGCCGGAGCCGCCCACGTCCTGGACGCCACCACCGCCCTGGACGAGCTCCTCGAGCACCGCCAGCTGAGCGCCTTCCCCGGCGACTGTCGCTGCACGGGCGCCGTCCACCTGACCAACCTCGGCTACGCCGACCTCGTCCTGGCCCTGGGGCGCGACGAGAACCCGGCCGGGGCCGACCTCATCGAGCACCTGCGCCCCCACGACACCCTCCTGCTCCCGGGGCTCGACGCACCCCTCCTGGAGGCCCTCACCTCCCTCACCCACGACGCCGCCGCCTCCCTGAGCCGCATCCACCCCGCCACCACCAGCGCCTGGGGTGGCCCCGACGAGCACGGCGTGTGGACCCTCGACCTCAGCGCCTCCCTGCCCTTCCACCCCGAGCGCCTGCGCTCCCTGGTCGTCGAGCTCGCCGGCCAGGGGCTGTGCGCTCGCGGCTGCTTCTGGCTGCCCAGCCGCCCCGGCCGGGTCTGCACCTGGGAGGTCGCCGGGGGTGCCGTGAGCGTCGGCGACGCCGGCACCTGGGCGGAGGTCCCGGCCGCCCCCGCCGGCGCCGGCGACGACGCGTCCGCCGAGCCCCGCTGTCACCTCGTGGTCACCGGCGTGGGTGACGAGGAGATGCGCGAGCAGGTGCGCCGCGCCTTCTCCAGGATCCTCCTGCGCCCTGAAGAGATGGCCCAGGCCCTGGCCTGGATCGGCGCCGACGACGGTCTGGGCGACTGGTTCGGGCAGGAGGACCCGGAGGGCTGA
- the rpmB gene encoding 50S ribosomal protein L28 has translation MTTYCQVTGARPVFGRSVSHSHKRTPRRWDPNLQRKRYWVPSLGRTVRLTVSAKGIRTIDKLGIDVVVAQMLARGEKLS, from the coding sequence ATGACCACCTACTGCCAAGTCACGGGAGCCCGGCCTGTCTTCGGCCGGTCCGTCTCCCACTCCCACAAGCGCACGCCCCGACGCTGGGACCCCAACCTGCAGCGCAAGCGCTACTGGGTGCCGTCCCTGGGGCGCACCGTGCGCCTGACGGTGTCCGCCAAGGGCATCCGCACGATCGACAAGCTGGGCATCGACGTCGTCGTGGCTCAGATGCTCGCCCGAGGGGAGAAGCTGTCATGA
- the rpmG gene encoding 50S ribosomal protein L33, whose translation MSGAKGKDLRPIIKMVSTAGTGHTYVTRKNRRNTPDRLVLRKFDPVVRRHVEYKESR comes from the coding sequence ATGAGCGGGGCCAAGGGGAAGGACCTGCGGCCGATCATCAAGATGGTCTCCACTGCGGGGACGGGCCACACCTACGTGACCCGTAAGAACCGCCGCAACACCCCTGACCGGCTGGTGCTGCGCAAGTTCGATCCGGTGGTGCGCCGGCACGTGGAGTACAAGGAGTCGCGCTGA
- the rpsN gene encoding 30S ribosomal protein S14 — protein MAKKSKIAAELRRQQVVERYAERRAELKRASVNPHLSQAERDEAMAALHALPRDASPTRLRRRDAVDGRPRGHLRVTGTSRVRFREMALRGELPGIVKSSW, from the coding sequence ATGGCCAAGAAGTCCAAGATCGCCGCCGAGCTGCGGCGTCAGCAGGTGGTGGAGCGTTACGCCGAGCGTCGCGCCGAGCTCAAGCGGGCCTCGGTCAACCCTCACCTGAGCCAGGCCGAGCGCGATGAGGCCATGGCGGCACTGCACGCGCTGCCCCGCGACGCCTCCCCCACTCGTCTGCGTCGGCGCGACGCGGTGGACGGTCGCCCGCGCGGGCACCTGCGCGTCACCGGGACCTCCCGGGTGCGTTTCCGCGAGATGGCGCTGCGCGGCGAGCTGCCGGGCATCGTCAAGTCCTCCTGGTAG
- a CDS encoding type B 50S ribosomal protein L31 encodes MRPGIHPSYQPIVFRDKSAGFAFLTRSTLTSSETIEWEDGNTYPVYDVEVSSASHPFWTGQGRILDTAGRVEKFERRYGKRAHPGAKPATAAKKGA; translated from the coding sequence ATGCGCCCTGGGATCCACCCCAGCTACCAGCCCATCGTCTTTCGCGACAAGTCCGCCGGATTCGCCTTCCTGACCCGTTCGACCCTGACATCGTCGGAGACCATCGAGTGGGAGGACGGCAACACCTACCCGGTCTACGACGTCGAGGTCTCCAGCGCCTCGCACCCGTTCTGGACCGGCCAGGGCCGCATCCTCGACACGGCGGGCCGCGTGGAGAAGTTCGAGCGCCGCTACGGCAAGCGCGCCCACCCCGGCGCCAAGCCCGCCACCGCCGCCAAGAAGGGAGCCTGA
- the ykgO gene encoding type B 50S ribosomal protein L36, whose translation MKVRASIRSLAKQPGSKVVRRRGHTYVINKKNPRLKARQG comes from the coding sequence ATGAAGGTTCGTGCCTCAATCCGGTCCCTGGCCAAGCAGCCGGGGTCCAAGGTGGTCCGACGCCGCGGCCACACCTACGTCATCAACAAGAAGAATCCCCGCCTCAAGGCCCGCCAGGGCTGA
- a CDS encoding glutathionylspermidine synthase family protein: MQRVPSSPRPGWRDTIAHQGLVFSETTDPATGISTSYWNEFACYELTMDEVDLLERTSENLHMMAKDAAGFLAEESLKPGSPFNLGIPREAIEYATVSLDRDDPSLYSRFDLIYSGNDGRPPRMLEYNADTPTGLVEAALIQWYWHEDVHLKAGVTGIDQWNGIHEELIAQWGRIDDHLGRLHGLRPHMYHFAYTDADDSGEDLMTTGYLMDTAIQAGLTSTLVEMKQLGLDRETARFTDGKNRHLEAIFKLYPWEEMMFEEFGPAICALKPDYWFQPAWTMFLSTKALSAALWHLYPNHPNLIPTYMYPDEARARHDTMGMSEYVIKPLHAREGANIELHGEGRHIVQPGGWGIEGYVIQEFCKLPDFTGSDRLHNRPVLGTWMVGDECYGLGIRESDGPITDYYCRFVPNRIRL, from the coding sequence GTGCAGCGCGTCCCATCCTCACCGCGCCCCGGGTGGCGCGACACCATCGCCCACCAGGGCCTCGTCTTCTCCGAGACCACCGACCCCGCCACGGGGATCAGCACGAGCTACTGGAACGAGTTCGCCTGCTACGAGCTGACCATGGACGAGGTCGACCTCCTGGAGCGCACCAGCGAGAACCTCCACATGATGGCCAAGGACGCCGCCGGCTTCCTCGCCGAGGAGTCGCTCAAGCCGGGCTCGCCCTTCAACCTGGGCATCCCGCGAGAGGCCATCGAGTACGCCACGGTCTCCCTCGACCGCGACGACCCCTCGCTCTACTCGCGCTTCGATCTCATCTACTCGGGCAACGACGGGCGGCCGCCCCGGATGCTGGAGTACAACGCGGACACCCCCACGGGGCTGGTGGAGGCCGCCCTCATCCAGTGGTACTGGCACGAGGACGTCCATCTGAAGGCGGGCGTGACCGGCATCGACCAGTGGAACGGCATCCACGAGGAGCTCATCGCCCAGTGGGGCCGCATCGACGACCACCTCGGGCGCCTCCACGGCCTGCGCCCCCACATGTACCACTTCGCCTACACCGACGCCGATGACTCCGGCGAGGACCTCATGACCACGGGCTATCTCATGGACACCGCCATCCAAGCGGGCCTGACCAGCACTCTCGTGGAGATGAAGCAGCTCGGGCTGGACAGGGAGACCGCCCGCTTCACCGATGGGAAGAACAGGCACCTGGAGGCCATCTTCAAGCTCTACCCGTGGGAGGAGATGATGTTCGAGGAGTTCGGCCCCGCGATCTGCGCGCTCAAGCCGGACTACTGGTTCCAGCCCGCCTGGACGATGTTCCTGTCCACCAAGGCGCTCAGCGCGGCGCTGTGGCACCTCTACCCGAACCACCCCAACCTCATCCCCACTTACATGTACCCCGATGAGGCCCGCGCCCGACACGACACGATGGGCATGTCCGAGTACGTCATCAAGCCCCTGCACGCCCGCGAGGGCGCGAACATCGAGCTGCACGGGGAGGGCCGGCACATCGTCCAGCCCGGCGGCTGGGGCATCGAGGGCTATGTCATCCAGGAGTTCTGCAAGCTCCCCGACTTCACCGGCTCCGATCGCCTGCACAACCGCCCGGTCCTGGGCACATGGATGGTGGGCGACGAGTGCTACGGCCTGGGCATCCGCGAGTCCGACGGCCCCATCACGGACTACTACTGCCGGTTCGTGCCCAACCGGATCCGCCTCTAG
- a CDS encoding APC family permease, translating to MLAPGSTTPPRPPREGGGARGTAAGSAHSGPGDPGGGAAGGPRLSVLQGSALALSATAPWYSIMVTAPLIAALVGSGTAVVYLLAAIPAALVAAGMSANDRRDPHKGSVYTWVRRALPRTGWFAGFCLAATGVIATSGMAYVAADLLAPAAPAALKAALAAVLTALAALIDLYELRLMAALQYLAVIAGLGATIVCAGLVAGGGVRLAPMTGSPLDWFHAVLLAVFAYWGFDAIFALTDVTGAGAPQRVTALTMLGLMGFFAVGGTAYSAVDPAPVTGHLVVRVAVVSSAIMSLGSTLVPTARGIEAMADARQVPSWAGRLRSTSWTTAVVTAASVAWTGLLFVSEGLFTDTVEALSVLVGLYFAASSLIAAIHARSRREHRIQSVAVALMVVITAAVAIQMLDPGYGTTAVCGVGGVGLIVVGLSALGAAGALRYGRPDGGAGGGRPDSEGRRAAG from the coding sequence GTGCTGGCACCCGGGTCGACGACGCCGCCGCGCCCTCCGCGCGAGGGCGGGGGCGCGCGTGGGACCGCGGCCGGCAGCGCGCACTCAGGCCCGGGCGATCCGGGTGGCGGTGCGGCTGGCGGCCCGCGCCTGAGCGTCCTCCAGGGATCCGCGCTCGCCCTGTCGGCCACGGCGCCGTGGTACTCGATCATGGTGACCGCGCCGCTCATCGCCGCGCTGGTCGGCTCGGGCACCGCCGTCGTCTACCTCCTGGCGGCGATCCCCGCCGCCCTCGTGGCCGCGGGCATGAGCGCCAACGACCGGCGCGACCCGCACAAGGGCAGCGTCTACACATGGGTGCGGCGCGCCCTGCCGCGCACCGGGTGGTTCGCGGGCTTCTGCCTGGCCGCCACCGGAGTCATCGCCACCTCCGGCATGGCCTACGTGGCCGCCGACCTGCTCGCCCCCGCGGCGCCGGCGGCGCTCAAGGCGGCCCTGGCGGCGGTGCTCACCGCGCTCGCCGCCCTCATCGACCTCTACGAGTTGCGGCTCATGGCGGCCCTGCAGTACCTCGCCGTCATCGCGGGGCTCGGGGCGACGATCGTCTGCGCCGGGCTCGTGGCCGGGGGCGGGGTGCGCCTGGCGCCCATGACTGGCTCGCCCCTCGACTGGTTCCACGCGGTGCTGCTGGCGGTCTTCGCCTACTGGGGCTTCGACGCGATCTTCGCGCTCACCGATGTCACGGGCGCAGGCGCGCCGCAGCGGGTCACCGCGCTGACGATGCTGGGGCTCATGGGGTTCTTCGCCGTGGGCGGGACGGCGTACAGTGCCGTCGACCCCGCTCCCGTGACGGGGCATCTGGTGGTGCGCGTCGCGGTGGTCTCCTCGGCGATCATGAGCCTGGGCTCCACCCTCGTGCCGACGGCGCGCGGGATCGAGGCGATGGCCGACGCCCGCCAGGTCCCCTCCTGGGCGGGCCGCCTGCGCTCCACCTCCTGGACGACGGCGGTGGTCACGGCCGCCTCGGTCGCCTGGACGGGCCTGCTCTTCGTCTCCGAGGGGCTCTTCACGGACACGGTGGAGGCCCTCAGCGTGCTCGTGGGCCTGTACTTCGCGGCGAGCTCGCTCATCGCCGCGATCCACGCCCGCTCCCGGCGCGAGCACCGGATCCAGTCGGTGGCGGTGGCCCTCATGGTCGTCATCACGGCGGCGGTGGCGATCCAGATGCTCGATCCGGGCTACGGGACGACGGCGGTCTGTGGCGTCGGCGGGGTGGGGCTCATCGTCGTCGGGCTCAGCGCCCTCGGTGCGGCGGGAGCGCTGCGCTATGGGAGGCCCGACGGCGGGGCGGGCGGAGGCCGCCCCGACTCGGAGGGGCGCCGCGCGGCTGGGTAG
- a CDS encoding formyltetrahydrofolate deformylase, giving the protein MTATAPATPSAPSPAHLVLTLSCPDRPGIVHAVTGALARRGGNITESSQFGDASTGLFFMRVQVLTTVPRVELEKDLAELAGEYEMEWSLDEVGRAMHTLIMVSKEGHCLTDLLFRARSQGLPVDVVGVVGNHETLRDVAEFYGVPFHCIPVTKDTKAEAEAELLGLVDELGVELVVLARYMQILSESLCEKLRGNVINIHHSFLPSFKGAKPYHQAHARGVKLIGATAPHPCSRAAITGHEEGKEPT; this is encoded by the coding sequence GTGACCGCGACGGCTCCCGCCACGCCGTCGGCGCCCTCCCCCGCCCATCTCGTGCTCACCCTGTCCTGCCCGGACCGCCCCGGCATCGTTCACGCGGTCACGGGGGCGCTGGCGCGCCGCGGCGGGAACATCACCGAGTCCTCGCAGTTCGGGGACGCCTCCACGGGCCTGTTCTTCATGCGGGTCCAGGTGCTCACCACCGTGCCGCGCGTGGAGTTGGAGAAGGACCTGGCCGAGCTGGCCGGCGAGTACGAGATGGAGTGGAGCCTCGATGAGGTGGGGCGCGCCATGCACACCCTCATCATGGTCTCCAAGGAGGGGCACTGCCTGACCGACCTGCTCTTCAGGGCCCGCAGCCAGGGACTGCCGGTCGACGTCGTCGGCGTGGTGGGCAACCACGAGACGCTGCGGGACGTCGCCGAGTTCTACGGCGTCCCCTTCCACTGCATCCCGGTCACCAAGGACACCAAGGCGGAGGCGGAGGCCGAGCTGCTGGGGCTCGTGGACGAGCTCGGCGTGGAGCTCGTCGTGCTCGCGCGCTACATGCAGATCCTCTCGGAGTCCCTGTGCGAGAAGCTGCGCGGCAACGTCATCAACATCCACCACTCCTTCCTGCCGTCCTTCAAGGGCGCCAAGCCGTACCACCAGGCGCACGCGCGCGGGGTCAAGCTCATCGGCGCCACCGCCCCTCATCCCTGCTCTCGCGCCGCCATCACTGGACACGAAGAAGGAAAGGAGCCGACATGA
- the ykgO gene encoding type B 50S ribosomal protein L36, whose translation MKVRASIRSLAKQPGSKVVRRRGHTYVINKKNPRLKARQG comes from the coding sequence ATGAAGGTTCGTGCCTCAATCCGGTCCCTGGCCAAGCAGCCGGGGTCCAAGGTAGTCCGACGCCGCGGTCACACCTACGTCATCAACAAGAAGAACCCCCGTCTCAAGGCCCGTCAGGGCTAA
- a CDS encoding urease subunit gamma: MHLTPREQEKLLIVVAADLARRRKDRGIRLNHPEAVAYITAEILEGAREGRTVTDLMAYGATLLTYDDVMEGVPEMIRAVQVEATFPDGTKLVSVHDPIRRSLP, encoded by the coding sequence ATGCACCTCACCCCTCGTGAGCAGGAGAAGCTACTCATCGTCGTCGCCGCAGACCTGGCGCGAAGACGCAAGGACAGGGGTATCCGGCTCAATCATCCTGAGGCAGTCGCCTACATCACCGCGGAGATCCTCGAGGGGGCCCGCGAAGGGCGCACGGTCACGGATCTCATGGCCTACGGGGCCACCCTGCTGACCTACGACGACGTCATGGAGGGAGTCCCCGAGATGATCCGCGCGGTCCAGGTGGAGGCGACCTTCCCCGACGGGACCAAGCTCGTCTCCGTTCACGACCCGATTCGCAGGAGTCTGCCATGA
- a CDS encoding urease subunit beta, whose product MIPGEYRLVNDTITINEGRPTLRLDVLNTGDRPIQVGSHFHFAEVNPALSFDRRAARGFRLDIPAGTAVRFEPGDSRPVHLVALAGARRVFGLAGETNGPVEG is encoded by the coding sequence ATGATCCCCGGGGAGTACCGACTCGTGAACGACACCATCACCATCAACGAGGGCCGCCCCACTCTCCGTCTCGACGTCCTCAACACCGGGGACCGTCCCATTCAGGTCGGTTCGCACTTCCACTTCGCCGAGGTCAACCCCGCGCTGTCCTTCGACCGGCGGGCCGCTCGTGGCTTCCGCCTCGACATTCCGGCCGGAACCGCGGTTCGCTTCGAGCCGGGCGACTCCCGACCAGTCCACCTGGTAGCGCTGGCGGGAGCACGGCGGGTCTTCGGTCTGGCAGGCGAGACGAACGGCCCGGTCGAGGGCTGA
- the ureC gene encoding urease subunit alpha yields MSKELSRREHAALYGPTTGDAVRLADTDLFAQIERDLTHRGDEAVFGGGKVIRDGMGHNGQRTRDEGIPDTVITNAIIIDYTGIYKADVAIRDGVISAIGAAGNPDIMDDVDIVIGASTEVIAGEHRILTAGGIDSHIHFISPTQVATALASGVTTMIGGGTGPADGTNATTITPGAWHLARMLQAVEDFPMNIGLLGKGHASAREPLAEQLRAGAVGFKIHEDWGATHAVIDEALKVADEFDVQVAIHTDTLNECGFVEDTRRAIGGRVIHTFHTEGAGGGHAPDIITLAQDPNILPSSTNPTLPFTRNTAEEHLDMLMVCHHLNPAIPEDVAFADSRIRPETIAAEDVLHDLGVFSMTSSDSQAMGRVGEVVIRTWQVADQMKKARGRLAGDPEGGDNLRIKRYVSKYTINPARTNGIAEVVGSVEVGKWADLVLWEPAFFGVKPSLILKGGQIASAVMGDANASIPTPEPTLMRTMFGGYGAAPASNSITFMSQAAIDAGVPQSLGLRKRICPARGVRRLTKADMAFNDATPALTVDPETYEVTVDGEKVTCEPAHVLAMAQRYFLF; encoded by the coding sequence ATGAGCAAGGAACTCAGCCGTCGGGAGCATGCCGCCTTGTACGGCCCCACCACTGGGGACGCCGTCCGCCTGGCCGACACCGACCTGTTCGCCCAGATCGAGCGGGACCTGACCCACCGTGGCGACGAGGCCGTCTTCGGAGGCGGCAAGGTCATCCGCGACGGTATGGGCCACAACGGCCAGCGCACGCGGGACGAGGGCATCCCCGACACCGTCATCACCAACGCGATCATCATCGACTACACCGGCATCTACAAGGCCGACGTTGCCATCCGTGACGGCGTCATCAGCGCTATCGGCGCTGCGGGCAACCCGGACATCATGGACGACGTCGATATCGTCATCGGCGCCTCCACGGAGGTGATCGCCGGCGAGCACCGCATCCTGACGGCCGGGGGCATCGACTCCCACATTCACTTCATCTCCCCCACCCAGGTCGCCACCGCCCTGGCCTCAGGCGTGACCACCATGATCGGCGGAGGGACGGGACCGGCCGACGGCACCAACGCCACCACGATCACTCCCGGGGCCTGGCACCTGGCCCGCATGCTTCAGGCCGTCGAGGACTTCCCCATGAATATCGGCCTGCTGGGCAAGGGCCACGCCTCGGCCCGGGAACCTCTGGCCGAGCAGCTGCGCGCCGGCGCGGTCGGCTTCAAGATCCATGAGGACTGGGGCGCCACGCACGCCGTCATCGACGAGGCCCTCAAGGTCGCCGACGAGTTCGACGTGCAGGTCGCCATCCACACCGACACGCTCAACGAGTGCGGCTTCGTCGAGGACACCCGCCGCGCGATCGGCGGGAGGGTCATCCACACCTTCCACACCGAGGGCGCCGGCGGCGGTCACGCCCCCGACATCATCACCCTGGCGCAGGACCCCAACATCCTGCCGTCCTCGACCAACCCGACGCTGCCCTTCACGCGCAACACCGCTGAGGAGCATCTCGACATGCTCATGGTGTGCCACCACCTCAACCCCGCCATCCCGGAGGACGTCGCCTTCGCCGACTCGCGCATCCGACCGGAGACGATCGCGGCCGAGGACGTGCTGCACGACCTGGGCGTGTTCTCGATGACGTCGTCGGACTCCCAGGCCATGGGGCGCGTCGGCGAGGTCGTCATCCGCACCTGGCAGGTGGCCGACCAGATGAAGAAGGCTCGCGGCAGGCTCGCCGGAGACCCGGAGGGCGGCGACAACCTGCGCATCAAGCGCTACGTGTCGAAGTACACGATCAACCCGGCCCGCACCAACGGGATCGCCGAGGTCGTGGGCAGCGTGGAGGTGGGCAAGTGGGCCGACCTGGTGCTGTGGGAACCCGCCTTCTTCGGGGTCAAGCCGTCCCTGATCCTCAAGGGCGGCCAGATCGCCTCGGCGGTCATGGGCGACGCCAACGCCTCGATCCCCACCCCCGAGCCCACGCTCATGCGCACCATGTTCGGCGGCTACGGGGCGGCGCCGGCGTCGAACTCGATCACCTTCATGTCCCAGGCGGCCATCGATGCGGGAGTGCCCCAGAGCCTGGGGCTGCGCAAGAGGATCTGCCCGGCCCGCGGGGTCAGGCGGCTGACGAAGGCGGACATGGCCTTCAACGACGCCACTCCGGCGCTCACCGTCGATCCCGAGACCTACGAGGTCACCGTCGACGGCGAGAAGGTCACCTGCGAGCCCGCCCACGTCCTGGCCATGGCCCAGCGCTACTTCCTCTTCTGA
- the ureE gene encoding urease accessory protein UreE produces the protein MIIESISGNIHDLPGEALEGVHVENVVLPLADLTKRIQRVRSDHGTELGIRLAPGAPDLREGDILLRNERGIVVVRLEPTDVLVIAPATVREMGVVAHNLGNRHLPAQFFGPEEPFPDLEGHDGVMVIQYDHTAEHYLEHLGVRHARMERSMPVPFRHAEHTH, from the coding sequence ATGATTATCGAGTCCATCTCAGGCAATATCCACGACCTACCCGGCGAGGCGCTGGAGGGCGTGCACGTGGAGAACGTGGTCCTCCCCCTGGCCGACCTCACGAAACGCATCCAACGAGTGCGCTCCGACCACGGCACCGAGCTCGGCATCCGGCTCGCGCCGGGCGCACCGGACCTGCGCGAGGGTGACATCCTGCTTCGCAACGAGCGCGGGATCGTCGTCGTGCGCCTGGAGCCCACCGATGTTCTGGTCATCGCGCCCGCCACGGTGCGCGAGATGGGGGTCGTCGCCCACAACCTGGGCAACCGGCACCTGCCCGCCCAGTTCTTCGGGCCGGAGGAGCCCTTCCCGGACCTTGAGGGGCATGACGGCGTCATGGTCATCCAGTACGACCACACCGCCGAGCACTACCTGGAGCACCTGGGTGTGCGTCACGCGCGGATGGAGCGGTCCATGCCCGTCCCCTTCCGTCATGCCGAGCACACTCACTGA
- a CDS encoding urease accessory protein UreF, translated as MPSTLTDTPAPQWGEPAGWQLPLAQLCDSALPTGAFSHSFGLETYICEGVVDGEASFVSWLRALVSTQLTFSEGLGLRLAFEAVAADDWEAIAHLDALLVAQAVPIQVRRAGVTMGRRMLTIARLALEGTDGGRLLSRYAALVDTGGSGGCRSHPAIVLAIAGYALGAPPAAVAAAYLQSSVISLTQNAVRAIPLGQDAGQRAIASVRGDVRAAVRRIGGLDEMDLGAAAPGIEISQMRHERQRARMFMS; from the coding sequence ATGCCGAGCACACTCACTGACACTCCCGCCCCACAGTGGGGCGAGCCCGCCGGCTGGCAGCTGCCGCTGGCCCAGCTGTGCGACTCCGCGCTGCCCACGGGCGCCTTCTCCCACTCCTTCGGGCTGGAGACCTACATCTGCGAGGGCGTCGTGGACGGTGAGGCCTCCTTCGTGTCCTGGCTGCGCGCGCTCGTGTCCACCCAGCTGACCTTCTCCGAGGGGCTGGGGCTGCGGCTGGCCTTCGAGGCGGTGGCGGCCGATGACTGGGAGGCGATCGCGCACCTCGATGCGCTTCTCGTGGCTCAGGCGGTGCCGATCCAGGTGCGCCGGGCCGGGGTGACGATGGGGCGGAGGATGCTCACCATCGCCCGCCTGGCCCTGGAGGGCACCGACGGCGGCAGGCTGCTGAGCCGATACGCGGCGCTCGTGGACACCGGGGGCAGCGGGGGCTGCCGTTCCCACCCCGCCATCGTGCTGGCAATCGCCGGCTACGCGCTGGGGGCGCCGCCAGCGGCGGTCGCGGCGGCCTACCTCCAGTCCAGTGTCATCTCGCTGACGCAGAACGCCGTTCGAGCCATCCCCCTGGGGCAGGACGCCGGTCAGCGCGCCATCGCCTCGGTGCGCGGCGACGTCCGCGCCGCGGTCAGGCGGATCGGGGGCCTTGACGAGATGGATCTGGGGGCCGCCGCGCCCGGGATCGAGATCAGCCAGATGCGGCACGAGCGCCAGCGGGCCCGCATGTTCATGTCCTGA
- the ureG gene encoding urease accessory protein UreG encodes MSAATSQQHADAPEQPAHRSHPGPVRIGVGGPVGAGKTQLIERITRAMSQEVSMAAVTNDIYTIEDAKILAAQGVLPVDRIVGLETGGCPHTAIREDTSMNEAAIAELVERHPDLEVVFVESGGDNLSATFSPELVDFSIYVIDVAQGEKIPRKAGQGMIKSDLFVINKTDLAPHVGADLAVMEADSKVFRGDKPFCFTNLKTDEGLEQVIEWIHHDVLMTDLES; translated from the coding sequence ATGTCAGCAGCAACCAGCCAGCAGCACGCGGACGCGCCCGAGCAGCCGGCGCACCGTTCCCACCCCGGCCCGGTCCGGATCGGGGTGGGCGGCCCGGTGGGGGCGGGCAAGACCCAGCTCATCGAGCGCATCACCCGAGCCATGAGCCAGGAGGTCTCCATGGCCGCCGTCACCAACGACATCTACACGATCGAGGACGCCAAGATCCTCGCCGCCCAGGGGGTCCTGCCGGTGGACCGCATCGTCGGGCTGGAGACCGGGGGCTGCCCGCACACGGCCATCCGTGAGGACACCTCCATGAACGAGGCGGCGATCGCCGAACTGGTGGAGCGCCACCCGGACCTGGAGGTGGTGTTCGTGGAGTCGGGAGGCGACAACCTCTCGGCCACCTTCTCCCCCGAGCTGGTCGACTTCTCCATCTACGTCATCGACGTCGCTCAGGGCGAGAAGATTCCTCGCAAGGCCGGTCAAGGAATGATCAAGTCCGACCTGTTCGTCATCAACAAGACGGACCTGGCCCCTCACGTCGGCGCCGACCTGGCGGTCATGGAGGCCGACTCCAAGGTGTTCCGGGGTGACAAGCCCTTCTGCTTCACCAACCTCAAGACCGACGAGGGCCTGGAACAGGTCATCGAGTGGATCCACCATGACGTGCTCATGACGGACCTGGAGTCGTGA